One segment of Bacillus alkalisoli DNA contains the following:
- a CDS encoding DEAD/DEAH box helicase, translating into MVLFKELGLSENLMKSVEKMGFEEATPIQAETIPVALQGNDVIGQAQTGTGKTIAFGLPLIEKIDPNNDNIQGLVIAPTRELAIQVAEELYKASYHKRVRVLSVFGGQDIQRQMRSLKKYPHIVVGTPGRLLDHINRKTMKLNNVKVAVLDEADEMLNMGFIEDIEKILSEVPEEHQTLLFSATMPGPIRAIAERFMTNPINVKVKSKEVTVPNIQQYYVETQEKKKFDVLTRLLDIQSPELAIVFGRTKRRVDELSEALTVRGYAAEGIHGDLSQAKRMSVLRKFKEGHIDVLVATDVAARGLDISGVTHVYNFDIPQDPESYVHRVGRTGRAGKSGQAITFVNPREISYLHHVEKVTKRKMEKMKSPTLDEALEGKQKLSMEKLTQALGSENLNYYRTAAEQLLEEHDSMTLICAALKLLTNEPDMTPINLTEESPLRGGGRGGDRGGRGGDRSRGGKGGQGGGKGGQWNKRSNSGDRDRKSSDRGGASNSKRQGFKRSSRKEKV; encoded by the coding sequence TTGGTATTATTTAAAGAACTAGGTTTATCAGAAAATTTAATGAAGTCAGTAGAAAAAATGGGGTTTGAAGAGGCAACACCAATTCAAGCAGAGACCATTCCAGTTGCATTACAAGGTAATGATGTTATTGGTCAAGCGCAAACAGGAACAGGAAAAACAATTGCGTTTGGTTTACCATTAATCGAGAAAATCGATCCAAACAACGACAACATCCAAGGTCTTGTTATTGCACCAACTCGAGAGTTAGCAATTCAAGTAGCGGAGGAATTATATAAAGCAAGTTATCATAAAAGAGTTAGAGTTCTTTCTGTTTTTGGTGGGCAAGACATTCAACGTCAAATGCGCTCATTAAAGAAATATCCACACATTGTAGTTGGTACGCCAGGTCGACTATTAGACCACATCAACAGAAAAACAATGAAGTTAAATAACGTTAAAGTTGCTGTTCTTGATGAAGCAGATGAAATGTTAAACATGGGATTCATTGAAGACATTGAAAAAATCTTAAGTGAAGTGCCAGAAGAACACCAAACATTACTTTTCTCTGCTACAATGCCAGGACCAATTCGTGCGATTGCGGAACGTTTCATGACGAATCCAATCAATGTGAAGGTTAAATCGAAAGAAGTAACGGTTCCTAACATTCAACAATATTATGTAGAGACACAAGAAAAGAAAAAATTTGATGTGTTAACACGCCTTTTAGATATTCAATCTCCAGAGCTAGCTATCGTATTCGGTCGCACAAAGCGTCGTGTTGATGAATTATCTGAAGCATTAACCGTTCGTGGTTATGCTGCGGAAGGTATTCATGGTGACCTTTCTCAAGCAAAACGTATGAGTGTATTACGTAAATTTAAAGAAGGTCACATTGATGTATTAGTTGCAACAGACGTTGCTGCTCGTGGATTAGACATTTCTGGTGTAACTCACGTTTACAACTTTGACATTCCACAAGATCCGGAAAGTTATGTTCACCGTGTTGGACGTACTGGTCGTGCAGGGAAAAGTGGTCAAGCGATTACTTTTGTAAACCCTCGTGAAATCAGTTACTTGCACCATGTTGAAAAAGTAACGAAACGTAAAATGGAAAAAATGAAGTCACCAACACTTGACGAAGCATTAGAAGGTAAACAAAAACTTTCAATGGAAAAATTAACGCAAGCGTTAGGGTCAGAAAACTTAAACTACTATCGTACTGCAGCAGAGCAGTTATTAGAAGAGCATGATTCTATGACGCTTATCTGTGCAGCATTAAAATTGTTAACAAATGAGCCAGACATGACACCAATTAACTTAACGGAAGAATCTCCGTTACGTGGTGGTGGTCGTGGTGGAGACCGTGGAGGTCGCGGTGGAGACCGTTCTCGCGGTGGCAAGGGTGGCCAAGGCGGCGGTAAAGGCGGTCAATGGAATAAGCGCTCAAACTCTGGTGACAGAGACAGAAAAAGTTCTGACCGTGGTGGCGCATCTAACAGCAAACGCCAAGGATTCAAACGTTCTTCTCGTAAAGAGAAAGTATAA